One stretch of Sphingomonas sp. HF-S4 DNA includes these proteins:
- a CDS encoding DEAD/DEAH box helicase: protein MLTDMQFKGAWRDYQARVLAEMDSHIDDARLHIVAAPGSGKTILGLELMRRIGRPAVILSPSLTIRNQWRDRLFPLFLDEPHGWDAHISTDINAAATMTITTYQALHAVHASGAAQFDALVTAFERMGPITLIVDEAHHLRREWWSALFALRERLQGTLLVALTATPPYDAPFAEWARYEALCGPIDSEISVPELVRNGDLCPHQDHIHLSRPHHDEWALLVARREAIERLTVALTGDAGLIDCLMAHPWLADPEAHEEELLDRPEYLTALMIMIHAAGRAIPRAATNLLSIADAALPSLTSDWLERLCKACSMTRAARAFWGTNAGARCAANSMALG from the coding sequence ATGCTGACCGATATGCAGTTCAAAGGCGCATGGCGCGACTATCAGGCGCGGGTGCTGGCGGAAATGGACAGCCACATCGATGATGCACGACTGCACATTGTCGCTGCACCAGGGTCTGGCAAGACTATATTGGGCTTGGAGTTGATGCGGCGGATTGGGCGCCCTGCGGTAATCCTATCTCCGAGCCTTACAATCCGCAACCAGTGGCGTGATCGCCTGTTTCCGTTGTTTCTCGACGAGCCTCACGGTTGGGACGCCCATATCTCAACTGATATCAACGCGGCTGCGACGATGACGATTACAACTTATCAGGCGCTGCACGCTGTCCATGCCAGCGGAGCAGCGCAGTTCGATGCCCTCGTCACAGCATTTGAACGTATGGGGCCGATTACTCTGATCGTCGACGAGGCACATCATCTGCGCCGCGAATGGTGGAGCGCGCTGTTCGCTTTGCGCGAACGATTGCAAGGCACGCTGCTTGTCGCGCTGACCGCCACGCCGCCCTATGATGCGCCGTTTGCCGAATGGGCCCGTTACGAAGCGTTGTGCGGACCGATCGATAGCGAGATCTCAGTGCCGGAGCTCGTTCGCAACGGCGACTTGTGCCCTCATCAGGACCATATCCATCTCTCGCGCCCCCATCATGACGAATGGGCGCTGCTTGTTGCGCGGCGTGAGGCCATCGAGCGCCTGACCGTAGCATTGACTGGCGATGCCGGGCTGATCGATTGCCTTATGGCGCATCCCTGGCTGGCTGATCCCGAAGCGCATGAAGAGGAACTGCTCGACCGCCCCGAATATCTGACCGCATTGATGATCATGATCCATGCTGCCGGAAGGGCCATTCCGCGAGCCGCGACAAACCTGCTCAGCATCGCGGACGCCGCTCTGCCTTCTTTGACTTCCGATTGGCTAGAGCGGCTTTGCAAGGCTTGCTCTATGACCCGCGCAGCAAGAGCGTTCTGGGGGACGAACGCTGGCGCGCGCTGCGCCGCGAACTCGATGGCCTTGGGGTGA
- a CDS encoding tyrosine-type recombinase/integrase, which translates to MRASVSPVSAPVHIENIVENRRNLRYIGSCGSHGSTVAHSKWTTNRWTTHIAGGVVHHASRAEPEAPPYRVSDSQGLFLLVQPTGALLWRFRYEVLGVERKLRSGPSPRGACSRRAGCETARADVEEGGDPAAEKRQKRLEAELAAKTTFELVATEYIQKMEREGRPPPTIKKARWFLELLGGIAKRSIASITPHELLDVLKRAEWRGHHETAIRLRVFAGRIFRYGFATLRMEKNPADILRGALTVPRIKHHAAIVEPKKVGELLRAIEDYKGRPETLYALRLAPHVFLRPSELREAKWTEIDFAEKVWRVPAERMKMKQPPCGAASSCPLLCSRAQHSFEGFHPRACPRRRHTPPIQSFTNRSASPKSSHTRRDRRRDVVVLHPNGPPLEKPLHTGRE; encoded by the coding sequence ATGAGAGCAAGTGTGAGTCCTGTAAGCGCACCAGTACATATTGAGAACATTGTAGAAAACCGCAGAAATCTGCGGTATATTGGCTCCTGCGGGTCCCACGGTTCCACCGTGGCCCACTCAAAGTGGACCACGAATCGGTGGACCACGCACATCGCGGGAGGCGTGGTCCACCATGCTTCGCGCGCTGAGCCCGAAGCGCCTCCATATAGGGTTTCTGACAGCCAAGGGCTGTTTCTGTTGGTGCAGCCTACCGGCGCGCTGCTCTGGCGATTTCGATACGAGGTGCTCGGCGTCGAGCGGAAGCTTCGCTCGGGACCTTCCCCGAGGGGAGCTTGCAGCAGGCGCGCCGGCTGCGAGACCGCGCGCGCCGACGTGGAGGAAGGCGGCGATCCCGCGGCTGAGAAGCGGCAGAAGCGCCTGGAAGCCGAACTCGCGGCGAAGACCACCTTCGAGCTGGTCGCCACCGAGTACATCCAGAAGATGGAGCGGGAGGGCCGCCCGCCGCCTACGATCAAGAAGGCCCGGTGGTTTCTCGAATTGCTAGGGGGAATCGCCAAGCGTTCGATCGCCTCGATCACCCCGCATGAGCTGCTCGACGTGTTGAAACGGGCGGAGTGGCGTGGTCACCATGAGACGGCGATCCGATTGCGCGTCTTTGCTGGTCGCATCTTCCGCTATGGCTTCGCGACCTTGCGGATGGAGAAGAATCCGGCCGACATCCTACGCGGCGCGCTGACGGTTCCCCGCATAAAGCATCACGCCGCGATCGTGGAGCCCAAGAAAGTGGGCGAACTGCTTCGCGCTATCGAGGACTATAAGGGGCGACCGGAGACGCTCTACGCGCTTCGGCTGGCTCCGCACGTCTTCCTGCGACCAAGTGAGCTGCGCGAGGCGAAGTGGACTGAGATCGATTTTGCCGAGAAGGTCTGGCGGGTGCCGGCCGAGCGGATGAAGATGAAGCAACCCCCGTGCGGTGCCGCTTCCTCCTGCCCCCTTCTATGTTCGCGTGCTCAGCATTCTTTCGAAGGTTTCCATCCTCGAGCGTGTCCGCGTCGCCGTCATACGCCCCCGATACAGTCATTCACAAACCGGTCGGCATCGCCCAAAAGTTCTCATACGCGCCGCGACCGGCGTCGTGACGTCGTCGTCTTACATCCAAACGGACCGCCGCTGGAGAAACCGCTGCATACCGGCCGCGAATGA